Proteins from one Oryza sativa Japonica Group chromosome 12, ASM3414082v1 genomic window:
- the LOC4351940 gene encoding uncharacterized protein isoform X6, which produces MGPAAPSAGASGERGATLRRGGGSPVAVRRALTAPPSCVTSPNMMQWFADLGANMERSDMSFSVRTQLDACGECEWASSNGISGLLAKRSNALSPSFWRMISETLKFKRDALRYLEDCENNLDLEQSETLGQFVQSHGYCQFFQEAYLFPICGWMWSCPSQRVLGFSASSVLSFFRKHNLLQLFSRTQPLIVNGRSQSYFNKVREDLESRSCRIKTNCHVKSISSFDRGYRVLEVDGSEEMYDRIIVGIHALDALKLLGAEATHEESRILGAFQYVSSNLYLHCDESFMLCNSSTWSACNITRTRSGSVCVTYWLNLLQNIESTNHFLVTLNPSYVPDHVLLKWNTNHFVPTVAASKASLELDQIQGKRGIWFCGAYQGSGFHEDGFQAGKAAAQSLLGNKIDPLTNPKQMVLSWTETGARLLVLRFLKQYISVGNLILFEEGGTMFSFGEACEKCNKKSVLQVQDPLFYWQVATEADLGLADAYINGCFSFVNKREGLLNLFLILIASRDAHRSSCRNSSRRGWWTPLLFTAGVASAKYFLRHISRKNSVTQTRQNVSQHYDLSNDFFSLFLDKSMTYSSAIFKDEEESLEEAQLRKINLLIHKAKVGQDDEVLEIGSGWGSLAMEVVKQTGCKYTGVTQSVEQLKYAQRRVKEAGLEDRITFLLCDYREIPCHKYDRIICCEMIEEVGHEYMDEFFGCCESLLAENGIFVTQFISIPEERYDEYRRSSDFIKEYIFPGGCLPSLTRITSAMSAASRLCIEHVENIGYHYYTTLIRWRDNFMANKDKILALGFDEKFIRTWEYYFIYCAAGFKSRTLGDYQIVFSRPGNTKMGSGF; this is translated from the exons ATGGGGCCGGCGGCGCCTTCTGCAGGTGCATCGGGTGAAAGGGGAGCGAcgctgcgccgcggcggcggatccccagttgCCGTCCGGCGAGCGTTGACGGCGCCGCCCAGCTGC GTAACATCCCCAAACATGATGCAATGGTTTGCAGATCTTGGGGCCAATATGGAGAGATCAGACATGTCCTTCTCTGTAAGAACACAATTGGATGCTTGTGGTGAATGTGAATGGGCCAGCAGCAATGGCATCTCAGGCCTCTTGGCAAAGAGGAGTAATGCGCTCAGCCCCAGCTTTTGGCGCATGATCAGTGAGACACTCAAGTTCAAGAGGGATGCTCTCAG GTACTTGGAGGATTGTGAAAACAACCTTGATCTGGAACAGAGCGAGACTTTGGGGCAATTCGTTCAGTCCCATGGATATTGTCAGTTCTTCCAAGAAGCTTATCTT TTTCCAATCTGTGGTTGGATGTGGTCATGTCCATCACAAAGAGTTTTGGGCTTCTCTGCTTCCTCTGTGCTGTCGTTTTTTCGTAAGCATAATCTCCTTCAG TTGTTTAGTCGCACCCAGCCGCTCATTGTCAATGGTCGCTCTCAGTCCTATTTCAACAAG GTAAGAGAAGATCTGGAAAGCAGGAGCTGTCGAATAAAAACTAACTGCCATGTGAAATCCATTTCAAGTTTTGACAGAG GTTACAGAGTCTTAGAGGTTGATGGTTCAGAGGAGATGTATGACAGAATCATAGTTGGTATCCATGCACTTGATGCTCTAAAATTACTAGGAGCAGAAGCAACACATGAAGAATCAAGAATTCTTGGTGCTTTTCAGTATGTCTCTAG TAATCTATATCTTCACTGCGATGAAAGTTTTATGCTATGTAATTCATCCACATGGAGTGCCTGCAACATAACCAGAACAAGAAGCGGCTCTGTCTGTGTCACATACTGGTTGAATCTGCTTCAG AACATTGAATCTACAAATCATTTTCTCGTGACATTGAACCCCTCTTATGTTCCTGATCATGTGTTGCTTAAGTGGAATACAAATCATTTTGTTCCGACTGTGGCTGCTTCAAAGGCTTCTCTTGAGCTTGATCAGATCCAGGGCAAGAGAGGTATATGGTTCTGCGGGGCATATCAAG GATCTGGCTTCCATGAAGATGGATTCCAG GCTGGCAAAGCAGCAGCTCAAAGTTTGCTTGGGAACAAGATTGATCCCCTGACGAACCCAAAGCAGATGGTCCTGTCATGGACAGAGACTGGGGCACGTCTTCTGGTGTTAAGATTTCTCAAACAGTACATCTCTGTTGGCAACTTGAT CTTGTTTGAAGAAGGTGGCACTATGTTCAGTTTTGGTGAAGCTTGTGAAAAATGCAATAAAAAATCTGTTCTGCAAGTTCAGGACCCACTATTTTATTGGCAG GTTGCAACAGAAGCAGACCTTGGTTTAGCAGATGCCTACATAAATGGCTGCTTCTCTTTTGTCAATAAGAGAGAAGGCCTTCTGAATCTTTTCCTT ATCCTCATTGCCAGTAGAGATGCACACAGGAGTTCTTGCAGGAATTCTAGTCGAAG GGGTTGGTGGACACCCTTGCTTTTTACTGCCGGCGTTGCATCTGCTAAATATTTTCTGCGTCACATCTCAAGGAAGAACTCTGTAACACAAACTCGTCAAAATGTCTCTCAGCACTATGATTTG AGTAATGATTTCTTCTCGCTTTTTCTGGATAAGTCAATGACCTACTCATCTGCCATTTTCAAG GATGAGGAAGAAAGCTTAGAAGAGGCTCAGCTGCGTAAAATAAACCTTCTAATCCATAAG GCTAAAGTGGGACAGGATGATGAAGTTCTTGAGATTGGTAGTGGTTGGGGCAGTTTGGCTATGGAAGTGGTGAAGCAAACTGGCTGCAAATATACAGGAGTTACACAGTCTGTGGAGCAACTTAAATATGCCCAAAGAAGGGTGAAAGAAGCTGGCTTAGAG GACCGAATAACTTTTCTGCTGTGTGACTACCGTGAAATACCATGTCACAAATATGACAGGATCATATGCTG TGagatgattgaagaagttggTCATGAATACATGGATGAATTCTTTGGCTGCTGTGAGTCCCTTTTGGCTGAAAATGGCATATTTGTCACCCAG TTTATCTCAATTCCGGAGGAACGGTATGATGAGTACCGGAGAAGCTCAGACTTTATTAAAGAATACATATTCCCTGGTGGATGCCTTCCTTCTCTGACTCGGATAACATCTGCCATGTCTGCTGCATCAAGGCTCTG CATTGAGCACGTTGAGAATATTGGGTACCATTATTATACAACTCTGATACGCTGGAGGGACAACTTCATGGCCAATAAAGA TAAAATTTTGGCCCTGGGCTTTGATGAGAAGTTCATTCGTACATGGGAGTACTATTTCATATACTGCGCAGCCGGTTTTAAATCCAGGACACTTGGAGACTACCAG ATTGTATTCTCTCGTCCTGGGAACACCAAGATGGGATCTGGCTTCTAA
- the LOC4351940 gene encoding uncharacterized protein isoform X5 — translation MYSNFSLHQLDLNSVLSWITGSGFHEDGFQAGKAAAQSLLGNKIDPLTNPKQMVLSWTETGARLLVLRFLKQYISVGNLILFEEGGTMFSFGEACEKCNKKSVLQVQDPLFYWQVATEADLGLADAYINGCFSFVNKREGLLNLFLILIASRDAHRSSCRNSSRRGWWTPLLFTAGVASAKYFLRHISRKNSVTQTRQNVSQHYDLSNDFFSLFLDKSMTYSSAIFKDEEESLEEAQLRKINLLIHKAKVGQDDEVLEIGSGWGSLAMEVVKQTGCKYTGVTQSVEQLKYAQRRVKEAGLEDRITFLLCDYREIPCHKYDRIICCEMIEEVGHEYMDEFFGCCESLLAENGIFVTQFISIPEERYDEYRRSSDFIKEYIFPGGCLPSLTRITSAMSAASRLCIEHVENIGYHYYTTLIRWRDNFMANKDKILALGFDEKFIRTWEYYFIYCAAGFKSRTLGDYQIVFSRPGNTKMGSGF, via the exons ATGTATAGCAATTTTTCACTGCATCAGTTAGATCTGAATTCTGTTCTGTCCTGGATCACAGGATCTGGCTTCCATGAAGATGGATTCCAG GCTGGCAAAGCAGCAGCTCAAAGTTTGCTTGGGAACAAGATTGATCCCCTGACGAACCCAAAGCAGATGGTCCTGTCATGGACAGAGACTGGGGCACGTCTTCTGGTGTTAAGATTTCTCAAACAGTACATCTCTGTTGGCAACTTGAT CTTGTTTGAAGAAGGTGGCACTATGTTCAGTTTTGGTGAAGCTTGTGAAAAATGCAATAAAAAATCTGTTCTGCAAGTTCAGGACCCACTATTTTATTGGCAG GTTGCAACAGAAGCAGACCTTGGTTTAGCAGATGCCTACATAAATGGCTGCTTCTCTTTTGTCAATAAGAGAGAAGGCCTTCTGAATCTTTTCCTT ATCCTCATTGCCAGTAGAGATGCACACAGGAGTTCTTGCAGGAATTCTAGTCGAAG GGGTTGGTGGACACCCTTGCTTTTTACTGCCGGCGTTGCATCTGCTAAATATTTTCTGCGTCACATCTCAAGGAAGAACTCTGTAACACAAACTCGTCAAAATGTCTCTCAGCACTATGATTTG AGTAATGATTTCTTCTCGCTTTTTCTGGATAAGTCAATGACCTACTCATCTGCCATTTTCAAG GATGAGGAAGAAAGCTTAGAAGAGGCTCAGCTGCGTAAAATAAACCTTCTAATCCATAAG GCTAAAGTGGGACAGGATGATGAAGTTCTTGAGATTGGTAGTGGTTGGGGCAGTTTGGCTATGGAAGTGGTGAAGCAAACTGGCTGCAAATATACAGGAGTTACACAGTCTGTGGAGCAACTTAAATATGCCCAAAGAAGGGTGAAAGAAGCTGGCTTAGAG GACCGAATAACTTTTCTGCTGTGTGACTACCGTGAAATACCATGTCACAAATATGACAGGATCATATGCTG TGagatgattgaagaagttggTCATGAATACATGGATGAATTCTTTGGCTGCTGTGAGTCCCTTTTGGCTGAAAATGGCATATTTGTCACCCAG TTTATCTCAATTCCGGAGGAACGGTATGATGAGTACCGGAGAAGCTCAGACTTTATTAAAGAATACATATTCCCTGGTGGATGCCTTCCTTCTCTGACTCGGATAACATCTGCCATGTCTGCTGCATCAAGGCTCTG CATTGAGCACGTTGAGAATATTGGGTACCATTATTATACAACTCTGATACGCTGGAGGGACAACTTCATGGCCAATAAAGA TAAAATTTTGGCCCTGGGCTTTGATGAGAAGTTCATTCGTACATGGGAGTACTATTTCATATACTGCGCAGCCGGTTTTAAATCCAGGACACTTGGAGACTACCAG ATTGTATTCTCTCGTCCTGGGAACACCAAGATGGGATCTGGCTTCTAA